A single Drosophila miranda strain MSH22 chromosome XR, D.miranda_PacBio2.1, whole genome shotgun sequence DNA region contains:
- the LOC117186819 gene encoding protein argonaute-2-like produces MFLGADVTHPSPDQREIPSVVGVAASHDPFGASYNMQYRLQRSALEEIEDMESITLEHLRVYHKFQKSYPEHIIYYRDGVSDGQFPNIKNKDCTLSPRFAASL; encoded by the exons ATGTTTTTGGGTGCCGATGTGACTCATCCGTCGCCCGATCAGCGAGAGATCCCCAGTGTGGTGGGTGTTGCCGCCTCCCACGATCCATTCGGGGCTTCATATAACATGCAATATCGCTTGCAACGCTCTGCCCTGGAGGAGATCGAGGACATGGAGTCGATAACCCTTGAGCACTTGCGTGTCTATCATAAGTTCCAAAAATCCTACCCCGAGCACATAATCTATTATCGTGATGGCGTAAGCGATGGCCAGTTTCCCAACATCAAGAATAAAGA CTGCACATTAAGCCCAAGATTTGCTGCGTCATTGTAG